A part of Vulpes vulpes isolate BD-2025 chromosome 15, VulVul3, whole genome shotgun sequence genomic DNA contains:
- the ITGB2 gene encoding integrin beta-2 isoform X1 → MGTGAAALQARPPPERDMLRHSALLLTLEGLLFFWAASCQECTKYKVSTCRDCVESGPGCAWCQKLNFTGLGEPDSIRCDTREQLLLKGCAADDIMDPQSLAEIQEDKKGGRQQLSPQKVTLYLRPGQAAAFNVTFRRAKGYPIDLYYLMDLSYSMLDDLINVKKLGGDLLRALNEITESGRIGFGSFVDKTVLPFVNTHPEKLKNPCPNKEKECQAPFAFRHVLKLTNNSNQFQTEVGKQLISGNLDAPEGGLDAMMQVAACPEQIGWRNVTRLLVFATDDGFHFAGDGKLGAILTPNDGRCHLEDNMYKRSNEFDYPSVGQLAHKLAESNIQPIFAVTKRMVTTYEKLTEVIPKSAVGELSDDSSNVVQLIKNAYNKLSSRVFLDHSLAPSTLKVTYDSFCSNGVSQVDQPRGDCDGVQINVPITFQVKVTATECIQEQSFIIRALGFTDTVTVHVIPQCECQCRDMGQHRGLCSGKGSLECGICRCEAGYIGKNCECLTHGRSSQELEGSCRRDNSSLICSGLGDCLCGQCVCHRSDVPNKKIFGRYCECDNVNCERYDGQVCGGKDRGSCDCGKCKCEPAYEGSACQCVKSTQGCLSTEGIECNGRGRCRCNVCECDGGYQPPLCGDCLGCPSPCGRYITCAQCLKFKQGPSGRNCSVECGNVGLLSKPPEKGRRCKERDLDGCWITYTLRQRAGWDSYEIHVDDSRECVGGPQVAPIVGGTVTGVVLIGILLLAIWKALTHLSDLREFKRFEKEKLKSQWNNDNPLFKSATTTVMNPRFAES, encoded by the exons aactTCACTGGGCTAGGGGAGCCCGACTCCATTCGCTGTGACACCCGAGAGCAGCTGCTGCTGAAAGGATGTGCGGCTGATGACATCATGGACCCTCAGAGCCTGGCCGAGATCCAGGAGGACAAGAAGGGCGGCCGGCAGCAGCTGTCCCCGCAGAAAGTGACGCTCTACCTGAGACCAG GTCAGGCGGCTGCCTTCAATGTGACCTTCCGGCGGGCCAAGGGCTACCCCATCGACCTGTACTACCTGATGGATCTGTCCTACTCCATGCTGGACGACCTCATCAACGTCAAGAAGCTGGGGGGCGACCTGCTGCGGGCGCTCAACGAAATCACCGAGTCCGGCCGCATCG GCTTCGGGTCTTTCGTGGACAAGACGGTGCTCCCCTTCGTCAACACGCACCCCGAGAAGCTGAAGAACCCGTGCCCCAACAAGGAGAAGGAGTGCCAGGCGCCGTTCGCCTTCAGACACGTGCTGAAGCTCACGAACAACTCCAACCAGTTCCAGACGGAGGTCGGGAAGCAGCTGATCTCGGGGAACCTGGACGCGCCCGAGGGCGGGCTGGATGCCATGATGCAGGTCGCCGCGTGCCCG GAGCAAATCGGCTGGCGCAACGTCACTCGGCTGCTGGTGTTCGCCACGGACGACGGCTTCCACTTTGCGGGCGACGGGAAGCTGGGTGCCATCCTGACCCCCAATGACGGCCGCTGCCACCTGGAGGACAACATGTACAAGAGGAGCAATGAATTT GACTACCCGTCGGTGGGCCAGCTGGCACACAAACTGGCCGAAAGCAACATCCAGCCCATCTTCGCGGTGACCAAGAGAATGGTGACGACCTATGAG AAGCTCACCGAGGTCATCCCCAAGTCAGCGGTCGGGGAGCTGTCGGACGATTCCAGCAACGTGGTCCAGCTCATCAAGAACGCCTACAAC AAACTGTCCTCCAGGGTCTTCCTGGACCACAGCCTGGCCCCCAGCACCCTCAAGGTCACCTATGACTCCTTCTGCAGTAACGGGGTGTCGCAGGTGGACCAGCCCAGAGGGGACTGCGACGGTGTCCAGATCAACGTCCCG ATCACCTTCCAGGTGAAGGTCACGGCCACGGAGTGCATCCAGGAGCAGTCGTTTATCATCCGGGCACTGGGCTTCACGGACACGGTGACCGTGCACGTCATCCCCCAGTGTGAGTGCCAGTGCCGGGACATGGGCCAGCACCGCGGCCTCTGCAGCGGCAAGGGCTCCCTGGAGTGTGGCATCTGCAG GTGTGAGGCTGGCTACATCGGGAAGAACTGCGAGTGCCTGACGCACGGCCGCAGCAGCCAGGAGCTGGAGGGCAGCTGTCGGAGGGACAACAGCTCTCTCATCTGCTCGGGGCTGGGGGACTGCCTCTGCGGGCAGTGCGTGTGCCACAGGAGCGACGTTCCCAACAAGAAGATCTTCGGGCGCTACTGCGAGTGTGACAATGTCAACTGCGAGCGCTATGACGGGCAGGTGTGCGGGGGTAAAG ATCGGGGCTCCTGCGACTGCGGCAAGTGCAAGTGCGAGCCGGCCTACGAGGGCTCGGCGTGCCAGTGCGTGAAGTccacccagggctgcctgagCACGGAGGGCATCGAGTGCAACGGGCGCGGCCGCTGTCGCTGCAACGTGTGCGAGTGCGACGGGGGCTACCAGCCGCCGCTGTGCGGGGACTGCCTGGGCTGCCCGTCGCCCTGTGGCCGGTACAT CACCTGCGCCCAGTGCCTGAAGTTCAAGCAGGGCCCCTCGGGGAGGAACTGCAGCGTGGAGTGTGGGAACGTGGGCCTGCTGAGCAAACCCCCGGAGAAGGGGCGCAGGTGCAAGGAGCGGGATCTGGACGGCTGCTGGATCACCTACACGCTGCGGCAGCGGGCCGGCTGGGACAGCTATGAAATCCACGTGGACGACAGCCGGG AGTGTGTGGGGGGCCCCCAAGTCGCCCCCATCGTGGGCGGCACCGTGACGGGAGTTGTGCTCATCGGCATCCTCCTGCTGGCCATCTGGAAGGCTCTGACCCACCTGAGTGACCTCCGTGAGTTCAAGCGATTCGAGAAGGAGAAGCTCAAGTCCCAGTGGAACAAC GACAACCCCCTTTTCAAGAGCGCCACCACCACAGTCATGAACCCCAGGTTTGCTGAGAGTTAG
- the ITGB2 gene encoding integrin beta-2 isoform X2: protein MLRHSALLLTLEGLLFFWAASCQECTKYKVSTCRDCVESGPGCAWCQKLNFTGLGEPDSIRCDTREQLLLKGCAADDIMDPQSLAEIQEDKKGGRQQLSPQKVTLYLRPGQAAAFNVTFRRAKGYPIDLYYLMDLSYSMLDDLINVKKLGGDLLRALNEITESGRIGFGSFVDKTVLPFVNTHPEKLKNPCPNKEKECQAPFAFRHVLKLTNNSNQFQTEVGKQLISGNLDAPEGGLDAMMQVAACPEQIGWRNVTRLLVFATDDGFHFAGDGKLGAILTPNDGRCHLEDNMYKRSNEFDYPSVGQLAHKLAESNIQPIFAVTKRMVTTYEKLTEVIPKSAVGELSDDSSNVVQLIKNAYNKLSSRVFLDHSLAPSTLKVTYDSFCSNGVSQVDQPRGDCDGVQINVPITFQVKVTATECIQEQSFIIRALGFTDTVTVHVIPQCECQCRDMGQHRGLCSGKGSLECGICRCEAGYIGKNCECLTHGRSSQELEGSCRRDNSSLICSGLGDCLCGQCVCHRSDVPNKKIFGRYCECDNVNCERYDGQVCGGKDRGSCDCGKCKCEPAYEGSACQCVKSTQGCLSTEGIECNGRGRCRCNVCECDGGYQPPLCGDCLGCPSPCGRYITCAQCLKFKQGPSGRNCSVECGNVGLLSKPPEKGRRCKERDLDGCWITYTLRQRAGWDSYEIHVDDSRECVGGPQVAPIVGGTVTGVVLIGILLLAIWKALTHLSDLREFKRFEKEKLKSQWNNDNPLFKSATTTVMNPRFAES from the exons aactTCACTGGGCTAGGGGAGCCCGACTCCATTCGCTGTGACACCCGAGAGCAGCTGCTGCTGAAAGGATGTGCGGCTGATGACATCATGGACCCTCAGAGCCTGGCCGAGATCCAGGAGGACAAGAAGGGCGGCCGGCAGCAGCTGTCCCCGCAGAAAGTGACGCTCTACCTGAGACCAG GTCAGGCGGCTGCCTTCAATGTGACCTTCCGGCGGGCCAAGGGCTACCCCATCGACCTGTACTACCTGATGGATCTGTCCTACTCCATGCTGGACGACCTCATCAACGTCAAGAAGCTGGGGGGCGACCTGCTGCGGGCGCTCAACGAAATCACCGAGTCCGGCCGCATCG GCTTCGGGTCTTTCGTGGACAAGACGGTGCTCCCCTTCGTCAACACGCACCCCGAGAAGCTGAAGAACCCGTGCCCCAACAAGGAGAAGGAGTGCCAGGCGCCGTTCGCCTTCAGACACGTGCTGAAGCTCACGAACAACTCCAACCAGTTCCAGACGGAGGTCGGGAAGCAGCTGATCTCGGGGAACCTGGACGCGCCCGAGGGCGGGCTGGATGCCATGATGCAGGTCGCCGCGTGCCCG GAGCAAATCGGCTGGCGCAACGTCACTCGGCTGCTGGTGTTCGCCACGGACGACGGCTTCCACTTTGCGGGCGACGGGAAGCTGGGTGCCATCCTGACCCCCAATGACGGCCGCTGCCACCTGGAGGACAACATGTACAAGAGGAGCAATGAATTT GACTACCCGTCGGTGGGCCAGCTGGCACACAAACTGGCCGAAAGCAACATCCAGCCCATCTTCGCGGTGACCAAGAGAATGGTGACGACCTATGAG AAGCTCACCGAGGTCATCCCCAAGTCAGCGGTCGGGGAGCTGTCGGACGATTCCAGCAACGTGGTCCAGCTCATCAAGAACGCCTACAAC AAACTGTCCTCCAGGGTCTTCCTGGACCACAGCCTGGCCCCCAGCACCCTCAAGGTCACCTATGACTCCTTCTGCAGTAACGGGGTGTCGCAGGTGGACCAGCCCAGAGGGGACTGCGACGGTGTCCAGATCAACGTCCCG ATCACCTTCCAGGTGAAGGTCACGGCCACGGAGTGCATCCAGGAGCAGTCGTTTATCATCCGGGCACTGGGCTTCACGGACACGGTGACCGTGCACGTCATCCCCCAGTGTGAGTGCCAGTGCCGGGACATGGGCCAGCACCGCGGCCTCTGCAGCGGCAAGGGCTCCCTGGAGTGTGGCATCTGCAG GTGTGAGGCTGGCTACATCGGGAAGAACTGCGAGTGCCTGACGCACGGCCGCAGCAGCCAGGAGCTGGAGGGCAGCTGTCGGAGGGACAACAGCTCTCTCATCTGCTCGGGGCTGGGGGACTGCCTCTGCGGGCAGTGCGTGTGCCACAGGAGCGACGTTCCCAACAAGAAGATCTTCGGGCGCTACTGCGAGTGTGACAATGTCAACTGCGAGCGCTATGACGGGCAGGTGTGCGGGGGTAAAG ATCGGGGCTCCTGCGACTGCGGCAAGTGCAAGTGCGAGCCGGCCTACGAGGGCTCGGCGTGCCAGTGCGTGAAGTccacccagggctgcctgagCACGGAGGGCATCGAGTGCAACGGGCGCGGCCGCTGTCGCTGCAACGTGTGCGAGTGCGACGGGGGCTACCAGCCGCCGCTGTGCGGGGACTGCCTGGGCTGCCCGTCGCCCTGTGGCCGGTACAT CACCTGCGCCCAGTGCCTGAAGTTCAAGCAGGGCCCCTCGGGGAGGAACTGCAGCGTGGAGTGTGGGAACGTGGGCCTGCTGAGCAAACCCCCGGAGAAGGGGCGCAGGTGCAAGGAGCGGGATCTGGACGGCTGCTGGATCACCTACACGCTGCGGCAGCGGGCCGGCTGGGACAGCTATGAAATCCACGTGGACGACAGCCGGG AGTGTGTGGGGGGCCCCCAAGTCGCCCCCATCGTGGGCGGCACCGTGACGGGAGTTGTGCTCATCGGCATCCTCCTGCTGGCCATCTGGAAGGCTCTGACCCACCTGAGTGACCTCCGTGAGTTCAAGCGATTCGAGAAGGAGAAGCTCAAGTCCCAGTGGAACAAC GACAACCCCCTTTTCAAGAGCGCCACCACCACAGTCATGAACCCCAGGTTTGCTGAGAGTTAG
- the PTTG1IP gene encoding pituitary tumor-transforming gene 1 protein-interacting protein produces the protein MAFGGVRGLGPRWELPRGAVALFLLLLSAAATPEPPGAACSQNTNRTCEECLRNVSCLWCHTNKACLDYPVSRILPPSSLCKLSSARWGVCWVNFEALIITLSVVGGAVLLAVAVCCCCCCCRRKKSRKPDKSEEKMAREREERRIRQEERRAEMKSRHDEIRKKYGLFKEENPYARFENN, from the exons ATGGCGTTCGGCGGCGTCCGCGGGCTGGGGCCGCGCTGGGAGCTGCCCCGCGGCGCCGTCGCCTTGTTCCTGCTGCTTCTGTCGGCGGCCGCGACTCCGGAGCCGCCCGGCGCGG CTTGCTCTCAGAACACAAACAGAACCTGCGAGGAGTGCCTGAGAAACGTCTCT TGTCTTTGGTGCCACACAAATAAGGCATGCTTGGACTACCCGGTGAGCAGGATCCTGCCACCCAGCTCCCTCTGTAAGCTGAGCTCCGCCCGCTGGGGCGTTTGCTGGG TGAACTTCGAGGCGCTGATCATCACCCTGTCGGTGGTGGGGGGAGCCGTGCTCCTGGCCGTGGCcgtgtgctgctgctgctgctgctgccggaGGAAGAAGAGCCGGAAGCCCGATAAAAGTGAGGAGAAGATGGCGCGGGAGCGCGAGGAGCGCAGGATCCGGCAGGAGGAGCG GAGAGCAGAGATGAAGTCGAGACATGacgaaatcagaaagaaatacg gtttgtttaaagaagaaaacccatATGCCAGGTTTGAGAACAACTGA